From a region of the Candidatus Melainabacteria bacterium genome:
- a CDS encoding AAA family ATPase, whose protein sequence is MGLIKRNWFYRLAVSGRYAPQGVVDKTFGQWVDPETINIRGFEDLAGIPEAISQFRELKRQIVEQADAVKTIRKEEEDKKSKFGGKLPQWVLLEGSAGNGKTLIITALAKECGVPVFVISGSDFVEMLVSLGANRVREMFSDAREKRPCIIFIDEIDAVGRARSRGSSDPEADQKLSQILVELQGLNTCNQNFRLWILAATNRADILDKVLLCPGRFTWKIKVEPPNLDGRVAQSRLRSESA, encoded by the coding sequence ATGGGACTCATAAAGAGAAATTGGTTTTACAGATTGGCAGTGAGCGGAAGGTATGCTCCGCAAGGCGTGGTCGACAAGACGTTCGGGCAGTGGGTCGATCCTGAGACGATCAACATCCGCGGCTTCGAAGACTTAGCGGGTATTCCAGAAGCGATCTCGCAGTTTCGTGAGCTGAAACGGCAGATCGTCGAACAGGCAGATGCCGTCAAGACGATACGCAAGGAAGAGGAAGATAAGAAGTCGAAGTTCGGCGGTAAGCTGCCCCAGTGGGTCCTGCTCGAAGGATCTGCCGGCAACGGCAAGACCCTCATTATCACTGCACTGGCGAAAGAGTGTGGCGTGCCTGTGTTTGTGATATCAGGCTCTGACTTTGTTGAGATGCTCGTTAGTCTGGGTGCAAACCGTGTGCGCGAGATGTTCTCGGATGCGCGTGAAAAGCGTCCTTGCATCATCTTCATCGACGAAATCGACGCAGTCGGTCGTGCACGTTCGCGTGGTTCATCAGATCCTGAAGCCGACCAGAAGCTTAGCCAGATCCTGGTGGAGCTGCAAGGGCTGAATACCTGCAACCAGAACTTCCGGCTGTGGATACTGGCTGCGACTAACCGTGCGGATATCCTGGACAAAGTATTGCTGTGTCCAGGTCGTTTCACGTGGAAGATCAAGGTCGAGCCGCCCAATCTGGATGGGCGTGTGGCGCAGAGCAGGCTCAGGAGCGAGTCTGCATGA